A window of the Lactuca sativa cultivar Salinas chromosome 7, Lsat_Salinas_v11, whole genome shotgun sequence genome harbors these coding sequences:
- the LOC122195152 gene encoding multiple organellar RNA editing factor 2, chloroplastic, translating into MFRSNNTIRSIQSLSDLDDERLYLVDHRYMWIGLSFSDRPQAEMAPLFPGCDYEHIIVMDKPDGEGTTNQQMIDCYVETESKFLRRYIIIP; encoded by the exons ATGTTCAGAAGCAACAACACCATCCGTTCAATCCAGAGTCTGTCCGACCTCGATGATGAGCGACTTTATCTCGTTGATCACAG GTATATGTGGATTGGTTTGAGCTTTAGTGATCGACCACAGGCGGAGATGGCGCCGCTGTTCCCCGGATGTGATTACGAGCATATAATCGTGATGGATAAGCCCGACGGTGAAGGCACCACTAATCAACAGATGATCGACTGCTATGTTGAAACTGAATCTAAATTTCTAAGAAGGTACATCATAATACCCTAA